Proteins encoded in a region of the Streptomyces akebiae genome:
- the thpR gene encoding RNA 2',3'-cyclic phosphodiesterase: protein MRLFAAVLPPDEVVDELGLVVGELKRLAGADRLRWTAPPGWHFTLAFYGEVEEDVVPELSRRLERAAGRSEPFRLAVRGGGRFGHGRALWAGAEGDVGALRMLADRAEAAARKAGVPMGEHRRYTPHLTVARSRVDLDVRPYVAVLDAFAGSPWTVSELALVRSDLPTSGVAGEQPRYEAVARWGLGAAG from the coding sequence GTGCGGCTGTTCGCCGCGGTGTTGCCGCCCGATGAGGTGGTCGATGAACTCGGCCTGGTGGTCGGGGAGTTGAAACGGCTGGCCGGTGCGGACCGGTTGCGGTGGACCGCGCCGCCCGGCTGGCACTTCACGCTCGCCTTCTACGGGGAGGTCGAGGAGGACGTCGTCCCGGAGCTGTCGCGGCGGCTGGAGCGTGCCGCGGGCCGGAGCGAGCCGTTCCGGCTGGCGGTGCGCGGTGGCGGCCGGTTCGGGCACGGGCGGGCGCTGTGGGCGGGGGCCGAGGGGGACGTCGGCGCGCTGCGGATGCTGGCCGACCGGGCGGAGGCGGCGGCGCGGAAGGCCGGGGTGCCGATGGGGGAGCACCGCCGGTACACGCCCCATCTGACGGTGGCCCGCAGCCGGGTGGATCTCGACGTACGGCCGTACGTCGCCGTGCTCGACGCCTTCGCCGGGAGTCCGTGGACGGTGTCCGAGCTGGCGTTGGTGCGCAGCGATCTGCCGACGTCCGGGGTGGCGGGTGAGCAGCCGCGGTACGAGGCGGTGGCGCGGTGGGGGCTCGGGGCGGCCGGATGA